One window from the genome of Methyloradius palustris encodes:
- a CDS encoding HipA family kinase, protein MPVQIVEILGRATQGMTRPFHCRGDDGYTYFVKGCGADRKSLIAEYICGKLALAFDLPVPNFEIVEVPNELIEWATPDQVKDLGCGLAFGSRKLPHVQEFNYSQLSLVDTRLRRDILVFDWWIKNADRTLTALGGNPNLLWNQETKALAVIDHNQAFDGEFNSVTFCQTHVFHADIVHVFDDLVEQINYQDRLSAAFAAFDSACDNVPHEWWWVDDGVPAAISCNEARALLERFSDNQFWRIA, encoded by the coding sequence ATGCCTGTTCAAATAGTGGAAATACTTGGTCGTGCAACACAGGGAATGACTAGGCCTTTTCATTGTAGAGGTGATGACGGCTACACCTATTTTGTTAAAGGATGTGGTGCTGATAGAAAGAGTTTGATTGCTGAATATATTTGCGGAAAGCTTGCGTTGGCATTTGATTTACCTGTGCCCAATTTTGAAATTGTTGAAGTGCCGAATGAGTTGATTGAATGGGCAACACCAGATCAGGTAAAAGATTTAGGTTGTGGTTTAGCTTTTGGCTCCAGAAAATTGCCACATGTACAAGAATTCAATTACTCCCAACTATCACTTGTAGATACTAGATTACGACGTGACATTTTAGTATTTGACTGGTGGATTAAAAATGCTGACCGTACATTGACAGCACTTGGAGGCAACCCGAACTTACTTTGGAATCAGGAAACCAAAGCGCTAGCTGTGATTGATCATAATCAGGCATTTGATGGTGAATTTAATTCGGTTACTTTCTGTCAGACACATGTATTTCATGCAGATATTGTGCATGTGTTCGATGATTTGGTAGAACAAATCAATTATCAAGACCGCTTATCAGCCGCGTTTGCGGCTTTTGATTCAGCTTGCGATAATGTACCGCATGAATGGTGGTGGGTCGATGATGGGGTTCCCGCCGCTATTAGTTGTAATGAAGCTAGAGCATTACTTGAGCGTTTTTCTGATAATCAATTTTGGAGGATAGCGTAA
- the lplT gene encoding lysophospholipid transporter LplT: MAHQPITSNHADKHGGLLSRGMVAVLIAQFISALADNALLFAAIALLKTHLAPAWQIPLLQEFFVVAFIILAPFVGPFADALPKGRVMLIANGLKFIGAAAMLSGLHPLLAYGMVGIGAAAYSPAKYGILSELVSAEKLVQANSMIEGSTIVAILLGAVVGGMLADHSATGALTAIAGCYLLAAAANLLIPRLKPMHPLAKFAVVPLLKDFIHALKTLFSNKDARFSLVGTSVFWGAGSTLRFLLVAWVPVALNIHDLSTPANLSGAVAIGIAFGAFAAAKYVNLGNVNRALPAGILIGLLIMAFAYVTNLYVAIALLIVIGACGGFYVVPLNALLQERGHESVGAGHAIAIQNLVENFLMLLMIGFYTLLDKEGTPVVASTVAVGALVFLAISTLAWTRLRHSK, from the coding sequence ATGGCGCATCAACCAATCACTTCGAACCACGCTGATAAACATGGCGGTCTGCTTTCTCGCGGTATGGTCGCGGTACTTATCGCACAATTCATTTCAGCGCTGGCTGACAATGCGTTGCTGTTTGCTGCAATTGCGTTACTTAAAACGCATCTTGCCCCAGCCTGGCAGATTCCACTATTGCAGGAATTCTTCGTGGTCGCGTTTATTATTCTTGCCCCTTTCGTTGGGCCATTTGCCGATGCCTTACCCAAAGGCCGAGTGATGTTGATTGCCAACGGCCTCAAGTTCATCGGCGCAGCGGCGATGCTTTCAGGCCTGCACCCGCTGTTGGCTTACGGCATGGTTGGTATCGGTGCAGCGGCATATTCCCCTGCCAAATACGGCATTTTGAGCGAATTGGTGAGCGCCGAAAAACTGGTGCAAGCCAATAGCATGATAGAAGGTTCAACCATAGTCGCCATTCTGCTGGGTGCTGTAGTTGGCGGTATGCTGGCAGACCACTCGGCAACGGGCGCACTGACTGCTATTGCTGGTTGTTACCTGCTTGCTGCAGCGGCTAATTTGTTGATACCTCGATTAAAACCTATGCACCCATTGGCAAAATTTGCAGTGGTGCCATTATTGAAAGATTTCATCCACGCGCTCAAAACGCTTTTTAGCAATAAAGACGCGCGTTTTTCACTAGTAGGCACCAGTGTATTTTGGGGTGCGGGCAGCACCTTACGGTTTCTATTGGTCGCATGGGTGCCTGTTGCGCTGAATATTCATGATTTGAGCACTCCTGCCAACCTCAGTGGGGCAGTAGCAATTGGTATCGCCTTTGGCGCTTTCGCTGCCGCCAAGTATGTGAATCTGGGTAACGTCAATCGGGCTTTACCTGCTGGCATACTCATCGGCTTGCTGATCATGGCTTTCGCCTATGTCACCAACCTCTATGTGGCGATTGCCTTATTGATTGTGATTGGCGCATGCGGTGGTTTTTACGTGGTGCCGCTAAACGCATTATTGCAAGAGCGCGGACACGAAAGCGTAGGCGCAGGTCACGCCATTGCCATACAAAACCTGGTTGAAAATTTCCTTATGTTGCTGATGATTGGCTTTTACACCTTGCTGGATAAAGAAGGCACGCCTGTGGTGGCCTCTACCGTTGCTGTCGGCGCACTGGTGTTCTTAGCCATCAGCACACTGGCATGGACTCGTTTGCGACACAGCAAATAA
- a CDS encoding DUF3999 domain-containing protein translates to MSPSKLFLGLLLSGSFWLTSPAVMSATFALSTETNAPLYRTELPLEVYQYTRQDNLSDIVITNAAGEQVPYALLAKSLAHISQAPINKSITLPIFALQADTLDHITVSGAEDLRLQLEKTAGKTTVTISQSSKVRDPKTGSAGMVYLLDAGKKHPDFQKLILDWAQTESKMIAVEVLASDDLNHWNSVGQGILLKTSNAAGSILQNTIKLTSPITRRYIQLHSTNSAQAFTLTRVEAESVAVSNQVPKLLWQTLANPKRMDDAKSGKSTIEFEANGHLPAEFVRVKLPENNTITTAKISVRNKVSEPWRTVISTSVYRMVESNASGQNIEITNPDISIYATVARYWQLEFNNATGGIGAANPTIALGWPMQVIIWNARGNSPFKLQIDESESGEPVIANHLNIENLIPDFKLEKLEQLPFAQIKLQNSQVSATAKTTENTWSTPEDHKRWWLWGGLLLGVLVLVGMVLSLLKSSDYNKTKQ, encoded by the coding sequence ATGAGCCCAAGCAAACTATTTCTTGGGCTGTTGTTAAGTGGCTCGTTTTGGCTGACTTCGCCTGCTGTTATGTCGGCCACATTCGCGCTGTCTACTGAAACTAATGCCCCGCTATATCGCACCGAGTTGCCGCTAGAGGTCTATCAATATACGCGGCAAGATAACCTCAGCGACATAGTGATTACCAATGCGGCTGGTGAGCAAGTGCCTTATGCCTTGCTGGCTAAGTCGCTTGCGCATATCTCTCAAGCCCCCATCAATAAGAGCATCACATTGCCGATTTTTGCGTTACAGGCAGATACACTCGACCACATAACAGTATCTGGGGCGGAAGACTTAAGACTACAGCTTGAAAAAACTGCTGGTAAAACTACAGTCACTATTAGTCAGAGCTCAAAAGTCAGGGATCCAAAAACAGGTTCAGCAGGGATGGTCTATTTACTGGATGCCGGTAAAAAACATCCTGATTTTCAAAAACTGATTCTGGACTGGGCACAAACTGAATCCAAAATGATAGCGGTCGAAGTGCTGGCAAGCGATGATCTCAATCACTGGAATAGCGTCGGCCAAGGTATTTTGTTGAAAACATCAAACGCTGCTGGCAGCATCTTGCAAAATACGATTAAGCTCACTAGCCCGATCACCCGGCGCTATATTCAGTTGCATAGCACCAATAGCGCACAAGCATTTACCTTGACTCGTGTCGAGGCAGAATCAGTTGCCGTCAGCAATCAAGTGCCAAAGCTACTATGGCAAACCCTTGCTAATCCTAAGCGTATGGATGATGCGAAATCAGGGAAAAGTACCATTGAGTTTGAAGCTAATGGGCATTTACCCGCCGAATTTGTGCGGGTCAAGCTGCCAGAAAACAACACTATTACCACAGCCAAAATCAGTGTTCGTAACAAAGTCAGCGAGCCTTGGCGCACAGTGATTAGTACTTCGGTTTATCGCATGGTTGAAAGTAATGCAAGTGGCCAGAATATTGAAATCACCAATCCGGACATCAGTATTTACGCTACGGTCGCACGCTACTGGCAACTGGAATTCAATAACGCAACGGGCGGAATCGGAGCCGCTAATCCAACAATAGCGCTGGGCTGGCCAATGCAGGTGATTATATGGAACGCCCGCGGTAACTCACCTTTTAAGCTCCAAATAGATGAAAGCGAGTCTGGCGAGCCAGTGATTGCCAATCATCTAAATATAGAAAACCTGATTCCTGATTTCAAGCTTGAAAAGCTGGAGCAATTGCCGTTTGCCCAAATCAAGCTGCAAAACTCACAAGTGAGTGCTACGGCTAAAACAACAGAAAATACCTGGTCAACGCCTGAAGACCACAAACGCTGGTGGCTTTGGGGTGGGCTTTTACTTGGGGTTCTGGTGTTAGTGGGTATGGTGCTATCGCTACTGAAATCATCTGATTACAATAAAACTAAACAATAG